The Anguilla rostrata isolate EN2019 chromosome 1, ASM1855537v3, whole genome shotgun sequence nucleotide sequence GGAACTGAGGATAGGGGGCGTGTTTATGCACACGCAGAAAGGGGAGCGACAGATTTAAAGCAGACGGGGAACTGAGAATAGGGGGCGTGTTTATGCACACGCAGAAAGGGGAGCGACAGATTTAAAGCAGACGGGGAACTGAGAATAGGGGGCGTGTTTATGCACACGCAGAAAAGGGAGCGACAGATTTAAAGCACACGGGGAACTGAGAATAGGGGGCGTGTTCATGCAAACTCAGAAAAGGCGGAGCCGACTACCCTGCTGGAAATCCGTTCTGCCGCAGCCCCTGATGAGCAGCGCGTCCCCGGTGAAGGCCATGGACTGATCCCCCAAAACGAAGGTCACGCAGCCGTCTGTGTGCCCCGGGGTCTCCCTCACAGtcagggcctgggggggggggaggcacacaGGCAGCCCCTGGGTAAGCCTGGCCACAGTAAGCAGTATAATAACCTTTTTACACCACTTTACAATTCCTGCAGTAACAACAAACCAATACTGCTATCGTATGATTGCCATTTTTGCTTCTTATCAGAGGTGGTgcaaagtccaggggtcagaaagtcctGTCACGTGTTTCTTCCACGCATGAACTCGATTTCACTAATTGGTTcttcctcctggctgaagaattgtggtaatgagcaaatccaggttattggaacaaaatactggggaggatttttactttttgaacctggattttccacctacACTTATTAACATGTGTTTGTTGAAAATATCAGGGATCTGGAGGAGTGTTTTCCAATTTGACTTCatctaaaaatgtatgtatgtgaccAAGCATTTAAGTAAGGGCTTAAGTTTGTGGGAACCCTTAAAGAGAACACTGTATCACGGTcgatttcttaaaaaaatatttggagcTTGCTTCGAAAAAGAGTAATACATGGAAAGAGGATACATACAGATTTCAAATTTCCTGTCATAACACCTTCCCCCTTATGTGCCctcctgtctctcctcccccgctttctccctctctctctctccccccctctctacctctctctcccccactttctccctttctctctctctctctccccccccctcacatgtTTGCCGAAGGTGATGTGGTCTCCCTCAGAGAACAGGATGTCTGCGTTTGCTCCACTCAGCCGGGAGATGGCGCTCTTGCACCCGTaaagttttttcttcagcagGCCCGTGCCGGTGATGTGGTCCGCGTGACAGTGGGTGTTGGCTGAGCGAAGAGAAAAGATacggtcatttttttttttcaactctAAAGATCACGAACTTGTCAGGAGGAAGCAGTCCTAACTAGCAAATCAAACATAGCCAGAGCAGCCAAAATTAGAGGAGCCTAACAGATAATTAAAGATAAATTAAATGGGCCTATCTATGCTCACTTATACATAGGCCTACCATTAGCTAGAGACAATTAAACAGCTTTCAAGCTTATACAGGTGGAATCAAACACATTCTTTATTTGGGTGTATATGTCCAGAGTTTGAGAATGCTACAGTTTTATCTTAGTGTACAGCAGTTCAGtgttacataacattacattacattacaggcatttagcagacgctcttatccagagcgacttacacaacttttttacatagcattttacattgtatccatttatacagctggatatatactgaagcaatttcggttaagtaccttgctcaagggtacaacggcagtgtcctacccgggaatcgaacctgcaacctttcggttacaagtccagttccttacccactgtgctacactccgtcctacgtCCTAACAAGCACATAACAAGCGTTATTACTGCACTGAATTACCCTCAGGTTTAACGTCCCATCTGAGACTGCTGTACCCTGCTGgtatcccctcccctcctctctctctcccccaacccccccccaacccaaccacCAGGTGCGGCTCGGTTCCATTTTATATTACACGGTGCTTTATTGCCATGACGACGCTGGCAGAGCGAAGCATCgagaaacaacagaaaacaacaccCGATGTCTGACTCTGTGTCATTTAGTCTACCACGAACCATTTAAAATTAACCGATTAGCAAGAGAAATAATTTTGGATTTCAGTGACCCCACTTTTATTCActtgccctgtctctctcaagattgaaattcaattcattaaaGTAATCACATATATCCTATATTTTCCTATTCAtgcattgcatttcattgaatttcctgaattgaaatGTACCTGATCACAACTCTGtttttgtctggcagtcggagggttgccggttcgatcccccgccctgggcgtgtcaatgtgttcctgagcaagacacctaacccctaatttctcccaacgagctgattggtacattgcatggcagcctttcacagttggtgtgtgagtgtgtgtgtgaatgggtgaatgagaggcatcaattgtaaagcactttggataaaagcgctatataaatccATTTACCATGCATCATGTGGTCACTCTACAACAGTTTTCACGGTTCCAGTCCATTAAGGTAGCacaaatcccccccaccccccgtcccttCTGTTTTTCCACTCGGGGTCACGTATCACTCTGCCTCTCCTTCGCTTGTTACCTGCTACTTTCAGCGTCAGTCCCAGCTCTTCGATCAGTTTGACATCTCTATCCACCGTCTCCAGCACCGGGTCGATGAGAACTGCCTCCTTCGTCTCTTTGTCCCCCAGCAGATATGTGTAGGTACTGCTTATAGACTCAAACAActgagggagaagagaagggaCAAGGACCAACAGACGCACATTTACAGCCTTTCGaccaaattaaaaacataagaCGACATACTACAATGAATCTGACGCAAACTAAGTCCGCGAATGCAATTCCATGCATTAAGAAATTACTTTACAATCACTTATCAAGGGCGATAAACAACATCCATAAAGTGGATAACATCAGTGTAactcagaaatacaaacatatataaTAATGTATCATAGCTACCTAGCTAAGTTAGACACATTGAGCTCTACGCAGAATGCACTCAAAGCAACTCCAACTGCTCACCCTCAGAACGaggaattttgttttcatgtgttgCTTGCTGCTATTTCAAAACAATTGTTTGCCGTTACTTAGCACGGTGGCTTGTAGCAAACCAGCCATACAGTAAAGTCACCATAGCCAGCAAACAAACGGGCACAAAGCTAAT carries:
- the ethe1 gene encoding persulfide dioxygenase ETHE1, mitochondrial isoform X3, which gives rise to MKTKFLVLRLFESISSTYTYLLGDKETKEAVLIDPVLETVDRDVKLIEELGLTLKVAANTHCHADHITGTGLLKKKLYGCKSAISRLSGANADILFSEGDHITFGKHALTVRETPGHTDGCVTFVLGDQSMAFTGDALLIRGCGRTDFQQGCSKRLYESVHQKIFTLPGYCLLYPAHDYKGQTVSTVEEEKKFNPRLTKTLDEFVHIMANLNLPKPAQIDIAVPANLVCGLHEV